Proteins encoded by one window of Microbacterium testaceum:
- a CDS encoding TetR/AcrR family transcriptional regulator: MPSFERSAVVDAARDVFWRRGYAETGIAELEDATGLTRSSLYNAFGSKRGLFDAVLSAYLDDVVRTRLRPLGGGDPGALEAYVDDMRSAIEADAPRARLGCLLLNAGSSPLASDDAEVRTLVSDYAAEMRAAIRSAVADRRPGLTPDAVDALAAVCASLVVAGLTLARADRDAALGTLASIPSTLESWGRS, translated from the coding sequence ATGCCGAGCTTCGAGCGCTCCGCCGTCGTCGACGCCGCGCGCGACGTGTTCTGGCGGCGTGGGTACGCCGAGACGGGTATCGCCGAACTCGAGGACGCCACGGGCCTGACCCGCTCGAGCCTGTACAACGCCTTCGGCAGCAAGCGCGGACTCTTCGACGCCGTCCTCTCGGCCTACCTCGACGATGTGGTCCGCACGCGCCTGCGCCCACTGGGCGGGGGAGACCCCGGCGCCCTCGAGGCCTATGTCGACGACATGCGTTCGGCCATCGAGGCCGACGCCCCGCGCGCTCGCCTGGGGTGCCTGCTGCTCAACGCCGGCTCCTCGCCCCTCGCGAGCGACGACGCCGAGGTGCGCACGCTCGTCTCGGACTACGCGGCCGAGATGCGCGCCGCGATCCGCTCGGCGGTCGCCGACCGTCGCCCCGGCCTGACCCCGGATGCCGTGGACGCGCTCGCCGCGGTCTGCGCCTCGCTCGTGGTGGCCGGCCTCACCCTCGCGCGCGCCGATCGCGACGCGGCGCTGGGGACGCTGGCATCCATCCCCTCGACCCTGGAGTCGTGGGGGCGGAGCTGA
- a CDS encoding YbjQ family protein, with product MLVTTMNDVPGRQIVEVYGEVTGLTVRARNIGVQFGAGLKSIFGGELQGLTQQLQESRDEAKQRLVEAAQAVGADAVIAMRFDTSEVAQNFQEVVAYGTAVKLG from the coding sequence ATGCTCGTCACGACCATGAACGATGTCCCCGGCCGTCAGATCGTCGAAGTGTATGGCGAAGTGACCGGCCTCACCGTGCGCGCTCGCAACATCGGGGTGCAGTTTGGCGCCGGCCTCAAATCGATCTTCGGCGGCGAGCTGCAGGGTCTCACCCAGCAGCTGCAGGAGAGCCGTGACGAGGCGAAGCAGCGTCTCGTCGAGGCGGCCCAGGCCGTCGGCGCCGACGCGGTGATCGCGATGCGCTTCGACACCAGCGAGGTGGCGCAGAACTTCCAAGAGGTCGTCGCTTACGGCACGGCCGTCAAGCTGGGCTGA
- a CDS encoding GntR family transcriptional regulator — protein MRASERAYATLLDEIQTGVLSPGTVLGEVDQSTRLGVSRTPLREALRRLASDGLVAHASARVTVVAGIDVDDIRSLFDLRRALETEAARLAARRGDRGVFLDLATEFAGVNTADADAYYALIARFDSAIDDAVDNAYLSAALRSVRTHLVRVRRMARDNPLRLSASTGEHELIARAIGAGDPELAAHATHVHLHNALTTILEALTEDPS, from the coding sequence ATGCGAGCGAGTGAACGCGCATATGCGACGCTCCTCGACGAGATCCAGACGGGGGTGCTTTCGCCGGGCACCGTGTTGGGCGAAGTCGACCAGTCCACCCGGCTCGGCGTCAGTCGCACCCCGCTTCGCGAGGCGCTGCGCCGGTTGGCATCCGATGGTCTCGTCGCTCACGCCTCGGCCCGCGTCACCGTCGTCGCCGGCATCGACGTCGACGACATCCGCTCCCTCTTCGATCTGCGTCGCGCGCTCGAGACCGAGGCGGCACGCCTCGCGGCCCGGCGCGGTGACCGCGGTGTTTTCCTCGACCTCGCGACCGAGTTCGCCGGCGTCAACACCGCGGACGCCGACGCGTACTACGCCCTCATTGCCCGCTTCGACTCCGCGATCGACGACGCCGTCGACAACGCCTACCTCTCCGCCGCGCTCCGGAGCGTCCGCACCCATCTCGTACGGGTGCGACGCATGGCGCGAGACAACCCCCTTCGCCTCTCGGCGTCGACGGGGGAGCATGAACTGATCGCGCGAGCGATCGGCGCCGGCGACCCCGAACTCGCCGCCCACGCCACCCACGTGCACCTGCACAACGCCCTCACCACCATCCTCGAAGCCCTCACGGAGGACCCCTCATGA